CGACAGTACGTTCATTTCAGTCACTTTATTTTTGGCAacttgacattttaaacaagcAGATTAGGACACTTTTCATTAATTATATACATTCATTAATTACAACTATAGAcaacttatttttcttattatttaacttatttacGACACTAACCCGAACAATTAAGATGGACTCACCATGCGTAAATTGCGCAGAAACTAATCCCTTCAGAGTCACTTTTCTTGCCTTCTTGGCCGCAAACTCAGCAATATATTTTCTATAATCCAGTTTGGATGCAAtgtcgcccagggcgcaaatgtggccaggaccggcgctgcatgTAGGTGCGCAAATAGTTATGAATTAATTTTAGCTTTAAAAAGCTTCGCTCGACCGATGCCACAGTGTCGGTGTGCGTGATGGAAATGCTAGTTGTTGCCACCGCATCTCTGGAAGTGCTGACAAATTTATCCAGCAATCCCCGAATTGTGAAattcttccttctttttattttttttccttttctcagaGCCCGATCTGTGCTTGCGAAATCGGTCGCGTTCTCTTGCCGTCGACATGTTTACTTAATGACATAGCACAATGAAAAACCCGCTTAacttgttggatttgttttttttaatttatttgtttgtttttatgtgacatgCCATTGGTACAAGATCATACATaactaatgtatttttttaaacaaataaattaaataatttaaaaataaattaaaaaataaaagattaaacaCACAGCACGATTGAAGGCGCGAGGCCCCCTAGTGGCGCGAGGCCCCCTAGTGGCGCGAGGCCCTGTGCGGTTGCACAGTTCGCACAGCCTATGGGACGGCTCTgtaaacatgcatttaaaatatgtcatgtgtcatgtgatgCAGCTGTTGTGCATGCTGTATGAAGTCTATGGAGcatgcttctctctgcagccagCTCCAGAAGCTGCACAGAAGCAGCCTCCTCTGTCAGTTTCTGATGAAGAAGTGTTGAACATCTGCAACATTAAAAGACACCGAGGGCCAGATCCATCACGTCCACACATCTTGAAACATCCTGAAGTAGATCTATGCTTCAAAACAAGTTTAATTATCCCAAATTAATGGCTCACtaatttaagaaaaacatttaaaagcattaaacatttaatatctATTGAAATACACAAGGTCAGAGCTCAATTATTCTGTACTTCAGCAGGTTTCATCAGAGACCCAACAATGCCCACCAGTGTCAAGGAGCAAAGCTGCTTCTAGTTTGTTATGTTTCATGATTTCCTGACATTTTTTAAGGCACAATGATTTATGGATTAATCAAGAGAATAGTTGATGTCCACCTGagccttcttcttttctgtgatTGTGAATCCTTCACTTCAGACGTCAAACACTTGCCCGGTGGATCGGATCAGTTTTGCGTTCATCCATCAGAGGCGACGTCCCGGAGGAGACGTTCAGAAGAAGGTGGGTTTGATATGTGAAGCTTTCTGCAAAGTGTTTTGGAAATATGTTGGAGCTGAcgctgtttgtgctgctgcagatcAAGGTGAGGATGCATAAAAaagatgatgacgatgaagaggaggaggagagcggtgCTGTTATCTGTGAGGAGTGTGGACGCAGCGACCGAAGGCACCGGCTGTTAGTGTGCATACAGTGTGATTCAGGGTAATACAGAGCACATTTAATCATGACCCCACCCTCAGATGCTCCATCtttagactttaatgatcaGATCATACCTGTAGCATTACACTGAGAGCAACAGAGTGAGTTACTATGACATACTTCTCAGAAACGTCGACAGactgctttaaaaaacagttttttgttgttccaGGTATCACGTGGACTGCCTGACACCGTCATTTAACACGAGACCTGAAGGTGACTGGATTTGTCCCGAGTGTGCGGTCAGTCCTCAGCGTACAGGTGAATGTATATTTCACATTACTGCTAACCAAACATTCGGCACCTGATgaatcttcttctctgtctcgtgtaaatacagtaaaatccATGTATCCATCCACACTGTAAGTAAAATGTAGgaatatttataaatgttcacatttcacaaacacaatTTTCCAGGAAGTAACAGTCCCCGTACAGACGGCTCcatggtggtggaggaggagatcagTGATGGAGAACTCGCAGACCTTCTCGCTGAAGCAGATGAAACCACATCGACCAGCAGTCGCCTTCGGCCGTCCACCGCGAACCGTTCCAGCAGCTCAGCTGAACGACGCCACAGCCGGAGGATCCAGAACAGAGCGAGCAGTGATCCTGATCCTCGGCCTCAAACATCCTGGGTCAGTTcaacgtcacacacacacacaaacacaaacacacggagTATCAACTGTTTATGCAGcaggctgcagctgcacatGCAGAGCAAGACCAAGGTGGATGCACCAGGACTTCACTACTCTCTGGAGTCACTTCCTCTGGATCTTCTACCTCCCAACACACCTTGATTCATCTAGGAATCTTCTCTACTTCGCTTCCCAACAAGAGTTAGACCCAGTCGTCTGTGGGACACACCGCTGCCCGATGATCCTGAGGTCCTAAAATCCAGAAGAAAATCGTAGTCAGActtcagacaaacagaaatataaacatttaatttgatgatCGTGTTAAATGATAGATGGTAGGACAtcaaggttcctggttcgaaccttgGCAAACACGGTAAGGCCCcggtgtggagtttgcatgttctctccgtgtttgtgggttctctctgggtactccggcttcctcccaattgttgtggagaaatcgctgaagtcaaaggtcaatgatgaggtcaggagttcagaaagtgttcaggagcctctgatgtcttatgctgtattatttattgacgcttgcttggccaaagagaattagagacactctcaaagttcatcagaagtgcccaactcatcctggtggatcgactttaaaccccaagataacaccacaaatactacacggcCAGAATTagtgtttttacccatggaggtgttattgtcagcatattctagtctggagacacagatttctgtttacacagattggaacgtcaacaacaagctatctattatgtctatgaaggcagcaacaggtctctgtgaccctggacaccacagtgttgagatagactggcacctactgttcccaaccaaagccaaacaactaatactgacgaggacctcaaggcccacaggTGACCTCGTGTAACTTAAtgatagaaaattccataacactccCAATTAATCCATTATACAAATGGTGCAGGGATGGTTGTTTGGAGTCACAGCTAGAGAAAGGAGCTTTTATtgtgcacaaaacaaaatatctttcATCCAGATGGTTTGAAGAGCGTTTGAAGGACTCTCCGGGCTTGTCTGAGAGCATCaggtattcatttatttatcagaaGAATAGATGCTCAGCTCCATCACTTAAAACAGCAAACGATGAGTTCACCTCACCTGCTGACTCTTTGGATTCCctgagaaacatttaaaacattacacCGCGTCGTGTGACATTAACTTTGACATTAAATGTtattcatttaacttttaaGAGCACCGCTGACTTTAAGGTAAGTAGGACAGGAAAGTTCTGGGAGATGTTATCACGGACTCGTGGTTTTTGTTCGTTTACAGTTCACGTGTCAGACAAACCTCTCACTGTACGCTGCGACCACGTTTCCTGCTTTGCTTCCCCCAAACGAGCGCCGACAGCAGCGCTGCAGATTCTGGGGCAGCTGCTGGTTTGAGGTTACAGTCTGAAAGGAGCCCACCGTCTTCACCGTCTGCGTGGGTTCACTGTACTGCTGCTGGATTCACTTCGACTTCTGACATATCTGATCTTGAATCAGCCTTCGAGAGGCTTTTATCGTCTTCTGACCTCTGAAGTACTTCAGACGGTGGAGTACCGGCTTCAGGTGGCTCACAGTGGCTAACGCTCTTCACCTGAGGCCTCGGTCAACACCTGTAGAGGAGACGGCGCTTTGTTTGCTCACACAAGGATGTCATTGTTCAAACACAAACGCACAAGCACTCTGGGTAATCTTCcctaaaattaaaataaagttaataaagggaattaaagttatttattggCAGGAGTATTACAAAAGAACAAGAGGTGAGGCAGACTATCAGGGGGAAAGAGTGAGTGGATGCTGCTCAAACCAGAAAATAACGAAGccgaaaaacaaaaacctcGCTGTCTAACCTTTAtgtcataaacaaaaaaacacagaaaacagactaaactgagtgattttaaaaatatcGGTTGGTTTTGCTGCTCGCGCTTCCCTCTTGGTTTTTCGTTTAGTTAAGTCATGTGAGGAAATCAGAGAAGATCTTTGTCCGTGTGACAGCAGGAAAACGTGGATTCGACTGTAAGGCAGCCCCTAAATTTATCAACGGGAACTTGAAATATGTACGATACACTAAGACGAAATGACAATAtgacaaaacatgcacacattcatgtgAATATAACGTAACTAAGGCACCATCCAGTCACATCTTCAGGTGTTATTTCTGTAGCAGACGCTAGAGTTCATCgcttcttgtttttcattcttGTTCCTCAGCACGTTCCTAAATATCTGTTAAAGGCTGCAGACGAAGAAGCTTCACCTCGTCACAgtgacaccagcagcagcagcactgcttcAGTCAGTAAGTCATCAGCTGTTCACCTCCATGCAGATTGAAGAGTCTTTgacattcaacatgtttttatgtttgacaGCGTTAAAGTCGAGAAAAGGGAAGAAGCGTGCAGCTTCATTTCCTCACAGGAGACGCCGTGGATCGCCCACCGACTCAACAGATTAAAGAGCTCCTGCCTGAAGCGACCACGAGGTGGCGGCGTCGtgtttgaactgaactgagcagaaactctctgctcttctttgtttgttttgctttaacTATTCTGTACTTTTATATCCTTCAATAAATCTCAtgtaaagaccaaaacaaacagttcatCTCACTTCCCCACAGTCCAAAGCATTTTAACTTTAGTAAACACTCAAACAGGATTAAATGGATCATTTATCTCAGATTATATTAGAGAGCATTTACAGAAGcaggttggtgtgtgtgggattAACCTAAATttaactacagtgtgtgtgttcatgtaatGGACAACCTTTTGTACCTCATCAGCCACAGACACTCACCTTTTTAATTAACCTTTACGATTAGATTCAATTCTACacaattaaacattaatttaattaactgCTTCGCAAGATGAGTTCCTTCAAAGCAATCCACCGGCGTTTTCAGTAATGTTCTGAGGGACCAcgatgctttgagctaaatgccaGGATTGGATGGGATTGGCATTAGTGTTGATGAAGATGAGACGTATAGTTTTTgcagttcatcctgaggggagcATGACtatatctgtacaaaatgtctGGGCAATGTAACTAACAGTAGCTGAGATAGTTAGTTGTGATTATTTCACAGGATGAGTGAAAAGTTTGGCCTGCTGGTGGCGctgaaataaaagtctaaaaattGAGCAGGATTAATCCTCTGGAGActgtgaatgtctgtacaacatTTTATGCTGTAAAATAGCTGAGGTGATGCTTCA
The sequence above is drawn from the Larimichthys crocea isolate SSNF chromosome XV, L_crocea_2.0, whole genome shotgun sequence genome and encodes:
- the LOC113747737 gene encoding PHD and RING finger domain-containing protein 1-like isoform X1, translating into MDKCHICLSCFDGQAVGSLESCAHVFCHQCILQWSQTSNTCPVDRISFAFIHQRRRPGGDVQKKIKVRMHKKDDDDEEEEESGAVICEECGRSDRRHRLLVCIQCDSGYHVDCLTPSFNTRPEGDWICPECAVSPQRTGSNSPRTDGSMVVEEEISDGELADLLAEADETTSTSSRLRPSTANRSSSSAERRHSRRIQNRASSDPDPRPQTSWHVPKYLLKAADEEASPRHSDTSSSSTASVTLKSRKGKKRAASFPHRRRRGSPTDSTD
- the LOC113747737 gene encoding PHD and RING finger domain-containing protein 1-like isoform X2, which translates into the protein MDKCHICLSCFDGQAVGSLESCAHVFCHQCILQWSQTSNTCPVDRISFAFIHQRRRPGGDVQKKIKVRMHKKDDDDEEEEESGAVICEECGRSDRRHRLLVCIQCDSGYHVDCLTPSFNTRPEGDWICPECAVSPQRTGSNSPRTDGSMVVEEEISDGELADLLAEADETTSTSSRLRPSTANRSSSSAERRHSRRIQNRASSDPDPRPQTSWHVPKYLLKAADEEASPRHSDTSSSSTASR
- the LOC113747737 gene encoding PHD and RING finger domain-containing protein 1-like isoform X3, coding for MDKCHICLSCFDGQAVGSLESCAHVFCHQCILQWSQTSNTCPVDRISFAFIHQRRRPGGDVQKKIKVRMHKKDDDDEEEEESGAVICEECGRSDRRHRLLVCIQCDSGYHVDCLTPSFNTRPEGDWICPECAVSPQRTGSNSPRTDGSMVVEEEISDGELADLLAEADETTSTSSRLRPSTANRSSSSAERRHSRRIQNRASSDPDPRPQTSWR
- the LOC113747737 gene encoding PHD and RING finger domain-containing protein 1-like isoform X4; the protein is MHKKDDDDEEEEESGAVICEECGRSDRRHRLLVCIQCDSGYHVDCLTPSFNTRPEGDWICPECAVSPQRTGSNSPRTDGSMVVEEEISDGELADLLAEADETTSTSSRLRPSTANRSSSSAERRHSRRIQNRASSDPDPRPQTSWHVPKYLLKAADEEASPRHSDTSSSSTASVTLKSRKGKKRAASFPHRRRRGSPTDSTD